A section of the Tenrec ecaudatus isolate mTenEca1 chromosome 15, mTenEca1.hap1, whole genome shotgun sequence genome encodes:
- the LOC142427599 gene encoding LOW QUALITY PROTEIN: lysine-specific demethylase 4D-like (The sequence of the model RefSeq protein was modified relative to this genomic sequence to represent the inferred CDS: deleted 1 base in 1 codon): MKSQGYRSQNSSLKIMTFRPTMEEFKDFNKYIAYMESQGAHRAGLAKIIPPKHWTARENYDDVDDILIASPVQQVTTGQTGVFFQYHKKKKSMTVEEYRHLANTDRYRTPTHRDVDDLERTYWKSRLYNSPIYGAGVCGSLFGENTEHWNLRHLGTIQDLLEQKCGVVIKGVNTPYLYFGLWQTTFTWHTEDMDLYSINYLHFGEPKTWYAVPPEHGARLERLARELFPGSSSGCANFLRHKVALISPRVLRENGIPVGRITQGAGEFMVTFPYGYHAGFNHGFNCAESINFATLRWVNYGKAASQCSCGEARVTFPMDAFVRILQPGRYELWKQGRDRTSMDHVEPTALTSPEWTAWKEARTRVMVKGRLRSFKPRRARRRSLTLAADSGLGGCALVCPSPTTHSWADSSTVQPEAPTFMGSSPMGSSVSLLPTSVPSAQYLQASPKGTRTRRPQDSDAHQQSVKSRAKSHTASTFVHLPTQALHENQQSTDDSGPRRFEIQHAVKASGCCCDPDLQPLGPPLNPDSLMHPGPCLKSLDNISANLPDMLVLSPPNESLTSKTFSSYASVNSMAPLDLLGAIAMEPLKLL, from the exons ATGAAGTCCCAGGGCTATCGAAGCCAGAACTCAAGCCTTAAAATCATGACTTTCCGGCCTACCATGGAAGAATTTAAGGATTTCAACAAATACATTGCTTACATGGAATCCCAAGGTGCCCACCGTGCAGGCCTGGCTAAGATAATCCCACCCAAACATTGGACAGCCAGAGAGAACTATGACGATGTGGATGACATCCTCATAGCCAGTCCTGTGCAGCAGGTAACTACTGGGCAAACAGGTGTCTTTTTTCAAtaccataaaaag aaaaaatccatgacCGTGGAGGAGTATCGCCACTTGGCCAACACTGACAGATACCGCACTCCCACACACCGGGATGTTGACGATTTGGAGCGGACCTATTGGAAGAGCCGCCTGTACAattctcccatttatggggcTGGAGTATGTGGCTCCTTATTTGGTGAAAACACTGAGCATTGGAACCTCAGACACCTGGGGACGATCCAGGATCTGCTGGAGCAGAAGTGTGGAGTTGTCATCAAAGGCGTCAACACCCCCTACCTGTACTTTGGCCTGTGGCAGACCACCTTCACTTGGCACACGGAGGACATGGACCTGTACAGCATCAACTACCTGCACTTCGGGGAGCCCAAAACGTGGTATGCGGTGCCCCCTGAGCATGGAGCCCGCCTGGAGAGACTGGCCAGGGAGCTTTTCCCTGGCAGTTCCAGTGGCTGCGCGAACTTCCTGCGgcacaaggtggccctcatcTCACCCAGAGTCCTCAGGGAGAACGGCATTCCTGTTGGTCGGATCACCCAGGGAGCAGGCGAGTTCATGGTCACATTCCCCTACGGATACCACGCTGGCTTCAATCACGGTTTCAACTGTGCGGAATCCATCAACTTTGCCACCCTGCGCTGGGTTAATTACGGTAAAGCGGCTTCTCAGTGCAGCTGTGGGGAAGCCAGGGTCACATTTCCCATGGACGCCTTCGTGCGCATTCTGCAACCCGGGCGCTATGAGCtgtggaaacagggcagggaCCGCACCTCCATGGACCACGTGGAGCCCACAGCACTGACCAGCCCAGAGTGGACGGCCTGGAAGGAAGCCCGGACTCGTGTGATGGTCAAGGGGCGTCTGCGGTCCTTTAAGCCACGCAGGGCCAGGCGTCGCTCTCTGACTCTGGCTGCagacagtgggcttgggggctgtgcaCTGGTGTGTCCTAGTCCCACAACCCACTCCTGGGCAGACAGCTCTACTGTGCAGCCTGAGGCCCCTACCTTCATGGGCAGCAGTCCTATGGGATCCAGTGTCTCCCTACTTCCCACCTCAGTTCCATCTGCCCAGTATCTCCAGGCTTCACCAAAGGGGACTCGCACTAGGCGTCCTCAGGACTCCGATGCCCACCAGCAGTCTGTCAAGTCCAGGGCCAAGAGCCAcacagcaagcacatttgtacacctgcCCACTCAGGCATTGCATGAGAATCAACAATCAACAGATGACTCTGGCCCTCGGAGATTTGAGATCCAGCATGCTGTTAAAGCTTCTGGGTGCTGCTGTGACCCCGATCTTCAGCCCTTGGGACCCCCACTGAATCCTGATTCTCTGATGCACCCTGGCCCCTGCCTGAAGTCACTGGACAACATCTCAGCGAATCTCCCGGACATGCTTGTGCTGAGTCCTCCTAATGAGTCTTTGACTTCTAAAACATTCTCCAGCTATGCCTCTGTGAACAGTATGGCACCTCTGGACCTCCTCGGTGCTATTGCTATGGAGCCCCTTAAACTTCTATAA